In the Alkaliphilus oremlandii OhILAs genome, one interval contains:
- a CDS encoding ComEC/Rec2 family competence protein: MISKRNLRIYAIGLAALLLLTSAAGCSLSSRNSLSIHMIDVGQGESILIVTPHNKTILIDAGEYREGRRVKAYLRKHRINKIDLLIGTHPHSDHIGGLAEIIHNFKVDQIVMPRTFHNSTTFENLLMAIESSHLKINSPELHKKIQFDEDIQLQFLGPLKEYGDHLNLWSIVLRLEYKNQSFLFTGDMEKEAEMDLLNFYDEKSMVANVLNIGHHGSDTSTSEGFLNTVNPEIALISAGKNNAYGHPHPEVIQRLKEHQVWIYRTDIQGNVVLFSDGYKIWSNQPPSN, translated from the coding sequence ATGATCAGTAAAAGAAATCTTAGAATTTATGCCATTGGACTAGCTGCTTTATTGCTTCTCACTTCCGCTGCTGGCTGTTCGCTTTCATCTAGGAACTCTTTATCTATTCATATGATCGATGTTGGTCAAGGTGAAAGCATCTTAATCGTTACACCTCACAATAAAACCATCCTAATCGATGCTGGAGAATATCGCGAAGGTAGAAGAGTAAAGGCATACTTAAGAAAGCATCGGATCAATAAAATTGATTTATTGATCGGTACCCATCCACACTCCGATCACATTGGAGGTTTAGCTGAAATCATCCATAATTTTAAGGTGGATCAAATTGTGATGCCTAGAACATTCCATAATAGCACAACCTTTGAAAACCTATTGATGGCCATTGAGTCTAGTCATCTCAAGATCAATTCCCCAGAGCTTCATAAGAAAATCCAATTTGATGAGGACATTCAACTTCAATTTTTAGGTCCCCTCAAAGAATATGGTGATCACTTAAATTTATGGAGCATTGTGCTGAGGCTGGAATATAAGAATCAATCCTTCTTATTTACTGGCGATATGGAAAAAGAAGCAGAAATGGATTTGCTTAATTTCTATGACGAAAAATCCATGGTTGCCAATGTACTGAATATCGGCCACCATGGTAGTGATACTTCAACTTCCGAAGGGTTTTTAAATACTGTCAATCCAGAGATTGCTCTCATATCTGCAGGAAAGAACAACGCTTACGGTCATCCGCATCCTGAAGTGATTCAGCGCCTAAAGGAACATCAGGTCTGGATCTATCGTACAGATATTCAAGGCAATGTTGTTTTATTCAGCGATGGCTATAAAATTTGGTCAAATCAACCGCCTTCTAACTAA
- a CDS encoding DEAD/DEAH box helicase, whose translation MTKEIQFQDLNIKKDILKGILELGYEVPTPIQAQAIPRLYAGEDIIGQAQTGTGKTAAFGIPMLEKINPQQKTPQVLILAPTRELSMQVADEIRKFSKYLSGAKSIAIYGGQPIDRQIKALKQGVNIVVGTPGRILDHIRRKTLRLDQIVGLVLDEADQMLDMGFSDDIEAILQETPSERQTVMFSATMPKEIEEIAKKYMKNPKKVKVVHKELTVPKISQYYFEVRPHEKLDALCRILDMENSELGIIFCRTKKGVDELVENLQSRGYSVEGIHGDLKQSQRDRVMKKFRDGTLDLMIATDVAARGIDVDDVDLVVNYDVPEDFEYYVHRIGRTGRAGREGLAYTLVTGKQIRTLKALEAYIKGKIKRKPIPTINDIVEKKKEMIGKEIIGNIEKGGLSEYAAIVENLSEEYSSIDVAAALLKMIMSQNETDAFETAKNITEKKAKSEGSMVRMFVNIGKKHGAKPGDILGAISGESGISGDLVGVIEMYDKFTFVEVPEHIADRVLDSMNRNRIKGRKINMEPANKK comes from the coding sequence ATGACGAAAGAAATACAGTTTCAAGATTTAAACATTAAAAAGGATATTTTAAAAGGGATATTAGAACTAGGTTATGAAGTACCTACTCCGATACAAGCACAAGCAATTCCAAGACTTTATGCTGGCGAAGATATTATAGGGCAAGCACAAACTGGTACGGGAAAAACAGCTGCCTTTGGTATTCCAATGCTAGAAAAAATTAATCCACAGCAAAAAACACCGCAGGTACTAATCCTAGCACCAACAAGAGAACTTTCCATGCAGGTTGCGGACGAAATAAGAAAGTTTTCAAAGTACTTATCAGGAGCTAAATCTATTGCAATTTACGGTGGACAACCTATCGATCGGCAGATTAAAGCCTTAAAGCAGGGCGTGAACATTGTTGTAGGAACTCCAGGAAGAATATTAGACCACATTCGAAGAAAGACATTGAGACTGGATCAAATTGTAGGTTTAGTATTGGATGAAGCAGATCAAATGTTGGACATGGGTTTCTCAGATGATATTGAAGCCATTCTGCAAGAGACACCGAGTGAAAGACAGACTGTAATGTTTTCAGCCACAATGCCCAAGGAAATAGAAGAAATCGCTAAAAAATATATGAAAAATCCTAAAAAGGTAAAGGTTGTTCATAAAGAGTTAACAGTACCTAAAATTTCTCAATACTATTTTGAAGTGAGACCACATGAAAAGTTGGATGCTTTATGTAGAATATTGGATATGGAAAATTCTGAACTTGGAATCATATTCTGTAGAACAAAAAAAGGTGTAGATGAACTGGTTGAAAATCTTCAGAGTAGAGGATACTCAGTAGAAGGTATCCACGGAGATTTAAAGCAAAGCCAGAGAGATCGTGTTATGAAAAAATTCAGAGATGGAACCTTGGATCTTATGATTGCAACAGATGTTGCTGCAAGGGGAATCGACGTTGATGATGTAGACTTGGTTGTGAACTATGACGTTCCAGAGGATTTTGAATACTATGTACACCGTATTGGACGTACAGGAAGAGCTGGTAGAGAAGGTCTTGCGTATACACTGGTTACTGGAAAACAGATCAGAACGCTAAAGGCGCTAGAAGCGTATATCAAAGGAAAAATCAAGAGAAAGCCAATACCAACCATCAATGATATCGTAGAAAAGAAAAAAGAGATGATCGGAAAAGAGATTATTGGTAATATTGAAAAAGGTGGACTTTCTGAATATGCTGCTATCGTTGAAAACTTATCAGAAGAATATAGCTCCATCGATGTAGCTGCTGCATTATTAAAAATGATTATGAGCCAAAATGAAACAGATGCCTTTGAAACAGCAAAGAATATTACAGAGAAGAAAGCAAAGTCTGAAGGAAGTATGGTTCGTATGTTTGTTAATATTGGTAAAAAACACGGAGCAAAGCCTGGTGATATTTTGGGCGCTATCAGTGGAGAAAGTGGTATTAGTGGAGACCTTGTTGGTGTAATCGAAATGTATGATAAATTCACTTTCGTTGAGGTTCCAGAGCATATTGCAGATAGAGTATTGGACTCTATGAATCGAAACAGAATTAAAGGAAGAAAAATCAACATGGAGCCTGCAAATAAAAAATAA
- the rpsT gene encoding 30S ribosomal protein S20: MANIKSAQKRILVINKKTARNRMIKSQLKTAIRRFEESLAAGNFEEAKTRLKLVEKKLHQAAAKGTIHKAKASRKVSRLATKLNKAI, from the coding sequence TTGGCAAATATCAAATCTGCACAAAAAAGAATTCTAGTTATCAATAAAAAAACAGCTAGAAATAGAATGATCAAATCTCAACTTAAGACAGCTATCAGAAGATTTGAAGAATCTTTAGCCGCTGGAAACTTTGAAGAAGCAAAAACAAGACTAAAACTTGTTGAAAAGAAACTTCATCAAGCTGCTGCTAAAGGAACTATTCATAAGGCGAAAGCATCTAGAAAAGTTTCTAGACTTGCTACAAAACTTAACAAAGCTATCTAA
- the gpr gene encoding GPR endopeptidase: MFKPNTDLAIEARELYSEKTSGEIPGVTMDNEEIEDVLITRVEVFNETGVSIIGKPIGKYITLESNSLRKADADFKDEMSKLLAKELRRIIPQKDDIKVLVVGLGNWDVTPDALGPKVVSKIFVTRHLFQMYNKEGDVDLSEVSAISPGVMGTTGLETGEVIKGIVDNSKPDLVIVVDALASRKMERVNATIQISTTGITPGSGVGNKRKALNRETLGVPVIAIGVPTVVDAATLTNDTIDKVIDAFSRQAKVGSQFYNMLRELKEEEKYSLITEVLEPYSANIIVTPKEVDEVIVNLSQIIANGINIAVHPGIDLKDVNRYLN, from the coding sequence ATGTTTAAACCCAATACGGATTTGGCCATAGAGGCAAGAGAACTGTATAGCGAAAAAACCAGTGGAGAAATCCCCGGTGTTACCATGGATAATGAGGAAATAGAAGATGTGTTGATTACTAGAGTTGAAGTATTCAATGAAACTGGTGTTAGTATTATCGGAAAGCCCATAGGAAAGTATATCACATTGGAAAGCAATAGTCTTAGAAAGGCAGATGCAGACTTTAAAGATGAGATGAGTAAGCTTTTAGCAAAGGAGCTTCGAAGGATTATTCCACAGAAGGATGATATCAAAGTCCTTGTAGTAGGTCTTGGGAATTGGGATGTAACGCCGGATGCTTTAGGACCCAAAGTTGTATCTAAAATTTTCGTTACGAGACATTTGTTTCAGATGTACAATAAGGAAGGCGATGTGGATCTGTCAGAAGTCAGTGCAATTTCGCCTGGAGTAATGGGTACTACAGGTCTGGAAACTGGTGAAGTAATCAAAGGAATCGTGGATAACTCAAAACCAGATTTGGTGATTGTTGTCGATGCTCTTGCTTCCAGAAAAATGGAGAGAGTAAATGCAACGATTCAAATTTCTACCACAGGAATAACACCAGGATCTGGTGTTGGGAATAAACGAAAAGCTTTGAACAGAGAAACTTTAGGTGTTCCTGTAATTGCCATCGGTGTTCCTACTGTCGTTGATGCTGCAACCTTGACAAACGATACCATAGACAAAGTAATTGATGCATTTTCTAGGCAGGCAAAGGTGGGATCACAGTTTTATAATATGTTAAGAGAGTTAAAGGAAGAGGAAAAATATAGCTTGATTACAGAAGTTTTAGAGCCCTATAGTGCAAATATCATCGTCACCCCGAAGGAAGTAGATGAAGTTATCGTCAATTTATCCCAGATCATAGCCAATGGCATTAACATCGCAGTTCATCCAGGCATCGACTTAAAGGATGTGAATCGATACCTGAATTAA
- a CDS encoding stage II sporulation protein P has translation MINYKKNLKRSYLNILVLILILGALFSVVKLVWGENSSMDTISAQNGVLISEGSREVNPTLFIKTIQHMFPNRSLQKQYQPIFSLEGSVGSLFKSIFKIDFKNPLTFVQAQFPVAASYHEELMASIPKAEDEEPEEDWSREIHLVDYDGDEGTIAVDKNIDGEYYIDKETVKDEEDLGELDEGIYVLGQEDLIDSLNPVAAEAIKNVAKPKSLDIEQDKPSILIYHTHGTESYSPATEGNFHSLRKEYTVISVADVMSAELQKRGYHVIHDDTYHDYPSYNGSYGRSVVTAKGILDKNPTIKVVIDLHRDGYDKIETRANRMQLIENSRTKINGEYVARYQFVIGGKSPNKAAVESFAHFVKAVSDSKYPGFSKEPLVNQYGSYNQYLSDYATLIELGSNTNTIEEAKKAGYYLADVLADALKLLEE, from the coding sequence TTGATTAATTATAAGAAGAATTTAAAAAGAAGCTATCTCAATATTCTGGTACTGATATTGATTTTAGGAGCCTTATTTTCTGTAGTTAAATTGGTATGGGGTGAGAATTCTTCCATGGATACCATAAGTGCTCAAAACGGTGTGCTGATTTCAGAGGGAAGTAGAGAGGTGAATCCTACTTTATTCATAAAGACAATTCAGCATATGTTTCCAAATCGCTCCCTTCAAAAACAATATCAGCCCATATTTTCATTGGAAGGATCTGTAGGTTCTCTATTTAAAAGCATATTTAAAATAGACTTTAAGAATCCTTTAACTTTTGTACAGGCTCAATTTCCGGTGGCAGCTTCCTATCATGAAGAGCTGATGGCTAGTATCCCCAAAGCAGAGGATGAAGAGCCAGAAGAGGATTGGAGCAGAGAAATTCATTTGGTGGACTACGATGGAGACGAGGGCACCATTGCTGTAGACAAGAATATCGACGGAGAGTATTATATAGATAAGGAAACCGTAAAGGATGAAGAGGATTTAGGAGAGCTGGACGAAGGAATCTATGTATTAGGGCAGGAAGATTTGATAGACAGCTTAAATCCTGTTGCTGCAGAAGCTATCAAGAATGTGGCTAAACCAAAATCACTGGATATAGAGCAGGATAAACCGAGTATTTTGATTTACCATACACACGGTACCGAGTCCTATAGTCCAGCCACAGAAGGAAATTTTCATAGTTTAAGAAAGGAATATACAGTTATCAGCGTTGCCGATGTCATGTCTGCAGAGCTACAGAAAAGGGGCTATCATGTCATACATGATGATACCTATCACGACTATCCGTCTTACAATGGTTCCTATGGACGATCTGTAGTGACTGCGAAAGGAATTTTGGATAAAAACCCAACCATCAAGGTTGTAATAGACTTACATCGAGATGGCTACGATAAAATAGAGACCAGAGCAAACCGAATGCAATTAATTGAAAATAGTAGGACCAAGATCAATGGTGAATACGTTGCAAGGTATCAATTTGTTATTGGTGGTAAATCTCCAAATAAAGCTGCGGTAGAGAGCTTTGCTCATTTCGTTAAAGCTGTAAGCGATAGCAAATATCCGGGATTTAGCAAAGAACCATTGGTGAATCAGTATGGAAGCTACAATCAATATCTATCCGATTATGCAACTTTAATAGAATTGGGAAGCAATACCAATACCATTGAAGAGGCAAAGAAAGCGGGATATTATTTAGCCGATGTTTTAGCAGACGCATTAAAGCTTTTAGAAGAATAG
- a CDS encoding ATPase, giving the protein MGRKGHIKKLLPGGNTSVGFYSYFQYIIDSKEARKIYYIKGGSGVGKSYMMKKIGYELIENGIDVEFHHCSAEPDSIDALVIPSIKVVLVDGTSPHMDDPRYPGVTGVTVNLGEFINEEELRKSKDHIISAVETNKNIYIRIYKYLAAAKIIHDDIEWIHGYAMDFNEVNKETDNLIEKYLMHIAAKNRIGKERHLFGSAYTLKGKIDFAETYIGMVEKIIYIEGEDGTGKSTLLERLMNTAVTKGYDVEVYHEPLVPQKIESICIPELNLAFTTNHKFADDEKINLNQYMDQEKLRKYEEELAYSKEVFEQLLNHVYTNLYKTNAVHDEIEKYYLPHIDHEGTNRIREKILEEINFFMKEIQS; this is encoded by the coding sequence ATGGGCAGAAAGGGACATATTAAAAAACTTTTACCGGGAGGGAATACCTCCGTTGGGTTTTATTCATATTTTCAATATATTATAGACTCTAAAGAAGCAAGGAAAATATACTATATTAAAGGAGGATCTGGTGTAGGGAAATCTTACATGATGAAAAAGATAGGATATGAGTTAATTGAAAATGGCATTGATGTGGAATTCCATCATTGCTCTGCAGAACCGGACTCCATCGATGCTCTGGTGATACCAAGCATTAAAGTGGTTTTGGTAGACGGCACATCACCGCATATGGATGACCCTAGATATCCCGGTGTTACTGGAGTGACCGTGAACTTAGGAGAATTCATAAATGAAGAAGAATTGAGAAAGAGCAAAGATCATATTATATCCGCTGTTGAGACCAACAAAAATATTTATATTAGAATCTATAAGTATTTAGCAGCAGCTAAAATCATTCATGATGATATTGAATGGATCCATGGATATGCAATGGACTTTAATGAAGTAAATAAGGAAACTGACAATCTAATAGAAAAATATCTAATGCATATTGCAGCGAAGAATAGGATTGGCAAAGAAAGACATCTCTTTGGTAGTGCATATACCTTGAAAGGAAAAATTGATTTTGCAGAAACCTATATCGGAATGGTTGAAAAAATCATCTATATAGAAGGAGAAGATGGTACTGGAAAATCTACATTGCTAGAAAGGTTAATGAATACAGCTGTAACGAAAGGCTATGATGTAGAAGTTTACCATGAACCTTTGGTACCGCAGAAAATAGAATCCATTTGTATCCCTGAGCTAAATCTGGCATTTACTACAAATCATAAATTTGCCGATGATGAGAAAATTAATCTAAATCAATATATGGATCAAGAAAAGCTACGTAAATATGAGGAGGAACTTGCTTACAGCAAAGAAGTTTTTGAACAGTTATTGAATCATGTTTATACGAATTTATATAAGACAAACGCAGTTCATGATGAAATCGAGAAGTATTATCTTCCTCATATAGATCACGAAGGAACCAATAGGATTCGGGAGAAGATTTTAGAGGAAATCAATTTCTTTATGAAAGAAATTCAAAGTTAA
- a CDS encoding ComEC/Rec2 family competence protein encodes MILFSLGMMVLHEKASVVMTLLTVAVLGAHLYGQGIGVDPLFEQINDFMDVKGKVIKEATFRKGYMEYEIEILSMVNGERNQVPSREKAQLRIYGAGGESVFSIDSILSIENAKITRLFVQRSKAERNDYHLYLKSKGMEYIVEATPKNISMNKDAKGDFLGIKSMSYGMKIYVEDFLDSTLDFENSDVLKSILFGNQGYLARERLDVFARTGTAHIIAVSGLHIGLIILITEQFLKLIKVGRNKRVVLTVGFLVVYGFMVYFPVSILRAGFMYILYVAAYFLERRYDSLNALFFIGFILLIYRPMTLFSVSFQLSFVATLSILLWHPLLNRVLRKKTGFLGELLSVTLAAQIGTLPLMAYHFQQISLISLATNIMILPLLAPMLSIALVSIVLGLFSFELGSLCNEITNQLLNYMNWISLKCAIIPYGSVQIKDTKLFHILIYYTVLAMIYYSYKNPQREASKVYEL; translated from the coding sequence ATGATACTGTTTTCTTTAGGAATGATGGTTCTGCACGAGAAGGCATCGGTTGTCATGACCTTGCTTACGGTTGCTGTGCTTGGGGCTCATTTATACGGGCAGGGTATTGGGGTAGATCCTTTATTCGAACAGATCAATGACTTTATGGACGTAAAAGGGAAGGTTATAAAGGAAGCCACATTTCGTAAAGGGTATATGGAATATGAGATAGAAATCCTCAGTATGGTAAATGGAGAAAGAAATCAGGTTCCTTCCAGAGAAAAGGCACAGCTTAGAATATATGGCGCTGGGGGAGAGTCTGTGTTTTCCATAGACAGTATTCTCTCCATAGAAAATGCTAAGATAACTCGGCTATTCGTTCAGCGCAGTAAGGCTGAAAGAAACGACTATCATTTGTATCTAAAAAGCAAGGGGATGGAATATATAGTAGAAGCGACACCGAAAAATATATCCATGAATAAAGATGCCAAAGGTGACTTTCTTGGCATAAAGTCCATGAGCTATGGAATGAAAATTTACGTGGAGGATTTTCTAGACAGTACATTGGACTTTGAAAATAGTGATGTATTAAAAAGCATTCTCTTTGGTAATCAAGGCTATTTAGCAAGGGAACGGCTGGATGTATTCGCACGAACAGGAACGGCGCATATTATAGCGGTATCAGGGCTACATATTGGATTAATCATCCTGATTACAGAGCAGTTTTTAAAGTTGATTAAAGTCGGTAGAAATAAAAGAGTCGTACTCACAGTTGGGTTTTTAGTAGTCTACGGGTTCATGGTTTATTTTCCAGTGTCCATCCTTAGAGCTGGATTCATGTATATTTTATATGTAGCCGCTTATTTCTTAGAACGAAGGTACGATAGCCTTAATGCCTTATTTTTTATAGGATTCATCCTATTGATATATCGTCCTATGACCCTATTCTCTGTGTCTTTTCAATTATCATTTGTTGCAACCCTCAGTATTTTATTATGGCATCCTCTTTTAAATAGAGTCCTACGCAAAAAAACTGGATTCTTAGGCGAGCTGCTATCTGTCACACTGGCAGCTCAAATCGGAACATTGCCGCTGATGGCTTACCATTTTCAGCAAATATCACTCATATCCCTTGCGACCAACATAATGATCCTCCCTTTACTGGCACCCATGCTCTCTATCGCATTGGTGAGCATTGTATTAGGACTCTTTTCTTTTGAACTGGGATCCTTATGCAATGAAATAACGAATCAACTTTTAAATTATATGAATTGGATTTCTTTAAAATGTGCTATAATACCATATGGTAGTGTTCAGATAAAGGATACGAAATTATTCCATATTCTTATTTACTATACTGTACTTGCAATGATCTATTATAGCTATAAGAATCCGCAGAGGGAGGCATCAAAAGTTTATGAATTATAA
- the holA gene encoding DNA polymerase III subunit delta → MNYKEFVDSIKKKEIKNVYLFAGEEVFLIDDALERLKSTVLNAGFQELNFTILDGKEVSIHQITDACETLPFMAERKLVYLKNMDVFQSKSKSISEEQEQYIIDYIKKIPDTTTLVFWGNTTVDSRKKIVKEINKYGHFVECSKLTEDELGKWIKKMFKAYGKIIEAKEISFIKGNLDYLGKTSTQTLLDVENELKKIISFMGQASEVTTEHIEKILTSNFQNNIFKLLDSIEGRNSSDSIKRLNYILEDGEPILKILATLGNQIKNILFSKVLLEEGYTSKMIATKLNIHPFVASKCAAQSRRFTVERLKELLNKCLETDKMIKVGKMNDKIAIELLVLEMSK, encoded by the coding sequence ATGAATTATAAAGAATTTGTTGATTCTATAAAAAAGAAAGAGATTAAAAACGTGTATTTGTTTGCGGGAGAAGAAGTTTTTTTAATCGATGATGCTTTGGAACGATTAAAAAGCACCGTATTAAACGCTGGCTTTCAAGAACTGAACTTCACAATATTAGATGGGAAAGAGGTCAGCATCCATCAGATTACCGATGCCTGTGAAACCCTTCCATTCATGGCAGAAAGAAAATTAGTGTATTTAAAAAATATGGATGTTTTTCAAAGCAAGTCTAAAAGTATTTCAGAAGAGCAGGAGCAATACATAATCGATTATATAAAAAAAATACCAGATACAACTACATTGGTGTTTTGGGGAAATACGACCGTGGATTCTAGAAAGAAGATCGTAAAGGAAATTAATAAATACGGCCACTTTGTAGAATGTAGCAAACTTACAGAGGATGAACTGGGCAAATGGATCAAGAAGATGTTTAAAGCTTACGGAAAAATCATAGAAGCCAAGGAGATCTCCTTTATAAAAGGCAATTTAGATTATTTAGGTAAGACCTCAACTCAGACCCTTTTGGATGTAGAAAATGAACTAAAGAAAATCATCAGTTTTATGGGACAGGCATCTGAAGTGACAACGGAGCATATCGAAAAAATATTGACGTCGAATTTTCAAAATAATATATTTAAGCTCTTGGATTCTATAGAAGGACGAAATTCATCGGATTCCATTAAGCGCCTTAACTATATTTTGGAGGATGGGGAACCCATATTAAAGATATTGGCTACCTTAGGCAACCAAATAAAAAATATATTATTTTCAAAGGTTCTATTGGAGGAAGGCTATACCAGTAAGATGATCGCTACGAAATTGAATATCCATCCCTTCGTAGCTTCCAAATGTGCTGCTCAAAGTAGACGCTTTACTGTAGAGCGATTGAAGGAACTGCTCAATAAATGCTTAGAGACGGATAAGATGATAAAGGTAGGAAAGATGAATGACAAAATAGCCATTGAACTTCTTGTATTAGAAATGAGTAAATAA